The DNA sequence GATTGGGCCTCGCTGGGGTGGCATGGTCTGTCCTTGGGGAGGAGCAGCTGGTACAGAACTGAGCTCTGGTCTTGGAGGGGCTGAAATGGTGACAGAAACTGCCTCTTAGGTGTCCAGGGGGTCACAAGCTGTGGCTCACTGTGGTTGCCCCTGCAGGTCCCTTGGTGTGACCATCTGGGAGCTCTTCGAGTTGGGTGCACAACCCTACTCCCAGCACTCAGACCGGCAGGTGCTGGCTTACGCCGTCCGAGAGCAACAGCTGAAGCTGCCCAAGCCCCAGCTGCAGCTGACTCTGTCTGACCGCTGGTGAGGACCCCATCATCCCTGCAAAGGAAGGctgaaactgtgtgtgtgtgtgtggtgcccCAAGTCACCAGAGCACAGCTGCCTCAACTCCACTGCCTGGGTTCCAGCTCTTCCCTGGCCTCCCCAATCTTGTGGCTTCTGGTCCCCACTCCCTGACCTCCCCTGGGTCCCTGTCTGTAGCAGGGCTGGGGATCAAGGGGAAAtggccccccacccccaccccaagacTGAGCCTACCTTGGGAGATTCCCTTCACTGCTCTCAAGGAACCCTGAGAATGGTCTCCACTGGCCCTGGGGAGGCTCCTGGCCAGGATGACTCTGGATTGGCCAGGGCCACCAATGGGGGCTTTCCCGCAGGTACGAGGTGATGCAGTTCTGCTGGTTGCAACCAGAGCAGCGGCCCACGGCGGAGGAGGTGCACCTGCTGCTGTCTTACCTGTGCGCCAAGGGCACCACAGAGGCGGAGGAGGAATTCGAACGGCGCTGGCGCTCGCTGCGGCCCGGTGGAGGCGGCGGTGGCAGCATGGACCCCGGGCAGGGCGCGGCAGGCCTTGCACTGGGCGGCGCATCCGAGCTCGCTGCCGCCTCCTCCTTCCCGCTGCTGGAGCAGTTCGCGGGCGACGGCTTCCACGCGGACGGCGACGACGTGCTGACGGTGACCGAGACGAGCCGCGGCCTCAACTTCGAGTACAAGTGGGAGGCGGGCCGGGGCGTCGAGCCCTTCCCTCCGCCGGGGGCCGCGCCGAGCCCGGGCCGCGCCGCGCGCCTGCAGGAGCTGTGCGCCCCCGATGGCGCACCGCCGGGCGTGGTGCCCGTGCTCAGCGCGCACAGCCCCTCCCTGGGCAGCGAGTACTTCATCCGCCTGGAGGAGGCCGTGCCCGCCGCCGGCCACGACCCCGACTGCTCGGGCTGCGCCCCCAGCCCCCGAGACGCCCCGGACCAAGACTACGACTCAGACGGCAGCACCACCGCCTCTCTGGCCATGGAGCCGCTACTGGGCCACACGCCTCCCGCCGAGGGCCCGTGGAGCCGCTGCGACCACTACCCGTGCAGGAGCCGTGTCAGGGACCCGCCCTGCCCTTCTCGCTCGCCCTCTCCTGGGACCCCGATGCTGTCTGAGACTGGAGCTGATGACACAGACTGGGGCGTGGCCTTCTGCCCGCCCTTCGAGGATCCACTGGGAGCCTCTCCCTCCGGGAGCTCTGGGGCCCAGCCATCCTGGGGCGAGGAGGAACTGGAGGAGGCTGAGGCCCAAAGGGCTGCACAGCGTGGACACTGGAGCTCCAACGTATCAGCCAACAATAACAGTGCCAGCCGTGACCCAGACTCCTGGGACCCCGGCTATGTGGGTAGCTTCACAGACAGCTTCATGGATGACTGCCCCAGCCTAAACCAGACCCCACAGGCCTCCCCTGAGCTGGGCCACCTCCTGGCCCAGGAGGACCCCAGAGAGCCTCTGATCGTGCCACAGGCTGCCTCTGTTGGCCAGGAGCCAGGCCACTGCCTCCGCCTTCCCCTTCTGTGCCCtacccagggcctggcacctgCTGCCTGCCTGATCACATCCCCCTGGACAGAGGCAACTATATGTGGGGGTGACAACCCCCAGGTGGAACCCAAACTTGCCCAGGAAGCTGAGGGCATCACTGGACCCCAGTTGCCCCTTCCTTCTGTCCCCTCTCCATCCCATGAAGGAGCCCCACTTCCCTCAGAGGAGGCCAGTGCCCCTGATGCCATGCCTGCCTCACCTACACCTGCTGCCAGCAGCCGGATGACGGTCCCCGAACTGGCCCCTACCCTTGACAACAGCAGCATGTCCCCCGAGCTGGAGGGACCCAGCAGCGAGGATGAAGACACCACTGAGGCTACTTCAGGTGTCTTCACTGACTTGTCCAGCGACTGCCCACAGGCTGAGAAACCAGATGTAGTTCCAGCCTTGCGCTCTCTGCAGAAGCAGGCGGGAACCCCTGACTCCCTGGACTCGCTGGACATCCCATCGGCAGCCAGTGATGGTGGCTGTGAGGTCTTAAGCCCATCAGCTGCTGGGCCCCCTGGTGGACAGCCCCGTGCCCTGGATAGTGGCTATGACACAGAGAACTATGAGTCCCCTGAGTTTGTGCTAAAGGAGGCCCACGAGTCGAGTGAGCCTGGAGTCTTTGGAGAGCCGTCCTCTGAGGGTGAGACTCAGCTCCCCACCTCCCTTGGTGGCCTCAGTGAGAAGAACCCCTACCGAGACTCGGCTTATTTCTCGGACCTAGATGCAGAGTCCGAACCACTCCTGGGCCCTGAGAAGTGCAGTGGGGTCCAGACCTCCCAACTGGAACAGGGTCTGCAGAGCCCACAGGGTCCCGGGCAGCAGTCTGTGCAGGCTTCTCCTGGGCCTGGAGTGCTGGACAAGACACTGGTCCCTGGCTCTAGGGAGGCGCTGCTATCACCTCTGCAGCCCAAGGAGCCTTCCCCAGAGCCAGGTGTCTGCTCAGACAGTTCTGGGCCAGAGCCTCCTGGAGCCCAGGGCCCAGCTGAGGTACAGCCTGTGCCCAGCCCCAGCCGCTCCAAGTTTTTCCTGCTGACCCCAGTCCCAGTGAGCTCAGAAGGCAATGGCATGGAGCACCAGGGGCCCCCAGGAATGTTGTCAGGGCCAGCCCCTCTGGGACGGACAGGGAGTCCTGGCACCCCCAGACTCCCACTCTGCCTGGCCCTTCCTGGCCACTCTAGGGCCTTGGAGGGCCgagcagaagaggaagaggaggacagtGAGGACAGCGACGAGTCTGATGAGGAACTCCGCTGCTACAGCATCCAGGAGCCCAGCGAGGACAGCGAGGAGGAGTCGCCAGCAGTGCCCGTGGTGGTGGCCGAGAGTCAGAGTGCACGCAACCTGCGCAGCCTGCTCAAGATGCCCAGTCTGCTGTCTGAGACCTTCTGCGAGGACCTGGAGCGCAAGAAGAAGGCGGTGTCCTTCTTCGATGACGTCACAGTCTACCTCTTCGACCAGGTGGGCCTCTGCCGTGGGTAGCTATCTGCACAGGGCTAGGGTGCACGGCTGAGGAGGGTGGGATCCCTGGCCTGAGCCTGATCAGCCACTTCTGATCTCTCCAGGAGAGCCCCACCCGGGAACTCGGGGATCCTTTTCCGGGAGTAAAGGAGTCGCCCCCCGCGTTCCGGGTGGGTAGCCCAGGCTCCCCCAGCCGGCCTCGGCGGACTGAGCGCTCCCCTGACAGCTCCACGGTGGAAGAGGGTGAGCAGGGGGCAGGGGCTGGATAGTGACGtcatgggaggtgtggctcaccagaatggtgggggaggggcaatggTGTCACAGGGCAGGGCCCAACTCTCGGCAAACAAAAGTGACCCGGGCTTTCAGGCAGCAGGTTCGAGTGGGACGATGACTTCCCTCTGGTGCCGGCCAAGGCGGCCTTAGCGACCACGCTGGACCCGGCTGTGCCAACCCCGGCTGCGCCCCCCACACCAGCTGCACCCTTTTCACGCTTCACCGTGTCACCCGCGCCTGCGTCCCGCTTCTCCATCACACATGTGTCTGACTCGGACGCCCAGTCCTTGGGAGGTGAGGTGCGGAAGGGACAAAAGGGCTTGGTGAGGGGGTGGCCTAGAGGGGTGCCGGTGGGCCAGAGGAAACAGCCCCATTGAGGCTAGGTACCTTGTCCAGGGCCACACAGCTACCCCCATCTGACCTTGCCCTCTTAGCAATGCCTGGCTTCTCCAAATCTTCAGGGCACAGCTGGCCAACACCTCCCAAGCCCTTGGACCCACCCTACCCAGGCAGGGACGTCTGCCTTCTCTGTCTCCCACCCCACTCTTCTCTGCCTGTCCCCTCTCCTGCCCCCCCAACCTGCTGTAGCCTTTTGCACCAGAAAGTTCCCAGCTTGGTGGTCTCCCTCCCCCAATGCGCCCTGCTCTGCCCTCACCCTCACCTGCTGCCCCATCTCGGACCACAAGTTCTTGCCAGAAGCAAGCTGTGTTCTGGGACGGTGTGGCCAGTAGCTAAGGCCCTTGGTGCTCAGGGATCTGTAGCCCACCCTGCCAGTCATGCCCCAGTCCACTGCCAGCACCTAACTCAGCTCTCATCTGGCAggtcctcccctccccccgcaGTCCCACCTACCATGCCTGACAAGTTCCTTTCCTGCAGCTGGCTCCTGCAAAACCCACTTCCTCTGGGAAACCTCCCTGCCTCTCACCCCCTCATATAGACCCAGCCCTTCCCCAGCTGCCCTTGGCCTATGGCTGCAGCCTTATGGGAAGGGCTTGTCATCCTCACCCCGGCCACATAAGCAGTTGCATGACCCTGGACATTCCCTTCCtgttcaggcctcagtttccccagtgtAAAAGCAGGACATTTGCTAAGCGTAGTTGGGTCTGAGTCAAGATGATATGGTGGGAAGACACAGGCGGATCTACTGCAGTAGAGGCCTGCACGTGCACCAGGCAGAGTCATGGGGCAGGAGGGGCCTCTGGCATCTCCCCACTGTGCTCACATGGCACCCCTTCTTTGCCAGGCCCTGCAGCAGGTGCTGGGGGTGGAGGCACAGAGGCTTGAGATCCAGGTGGCTCAACCCTGAGGAGGCTGGTGTCACTGGAGCCCCTGTCATCCTGTCCCAGGCAGCAGCAAAGATGGTGACAGGAAATGAGTGGGGACTGTGGTCCTGCAGGTTCCAGGGCCACAGTGCCCCCAACAGCGTCCTAGAGAAGCAGGTGGACTCCAGGTGGACAAAAGGCCTGTCTGCAGACCTGGATGGCAGACTGGCTGTCCTGGGGGCACAGTGTGTCCTGGACTCCGGGGTTTGCTGCCAGCCCCTGAGGATGCCTGAAGCCCAGGGGCCCATGAGTGTCTGTACACGCACATGCACTCGAGGGGTTTCACACCCCTGAGCAGTCCCCTAGCCTGCAGCTGCCTTCCTGCCATGGTTGCTGCTGTCGAACTGGTTGGCCTCAGGCCACGGGACCCCACTCTTGGCCACTGCCGAGCTGTGTGTTCATAGGACACTCAGCCAAGGGAGGTACAGGGCCAGGAGTCCCTTTCTGGCCCTTCTGCCCATCCCACTTGGGTCTGGGTTTGCTCAGTGCAAGGACAGGCCCCTGGGCTCCTTGTCCTTAGCTCAATCTAGCTGTTTCCCCTTCACTTCTTGGCCATGAGCCCCCCCCACAGGGTCTGGGCTGCTCCTGCCTGGGTCCCCGAGTAGTAGGGAGAGGCTTCCAGGCTGCAACACTGCCCGGTGTGGCTGGGCCGGTTCTAGAGGTGCCCTTGGCAGTGGGCAGTGCCCCTCCACAGAGCAGTACCTGGTCCCATCCCCAGGTGGCCAAAGGAGAGTGGGGGCTGCATCCCATAGTCAGTGTGGGGGCTCCTGCCTGCAGGAAGGGCGTGGAGAAGCGCAGGGCTGGGCGGGGGGGAGGGCAGCACAGGGAATATTTTTGTAACTTGCTGGAGCAAATGGAAATGGGGTGATTCTAAGTTATTGTTGCCAAAGACATGTAAAGTTTATTGttgctttgggggtgggggacttgttttggtttatgtttttattttctattagttTGAGGCTTAGGACGCTGGTGCaatgattttcttgttcttttgttttattttgtttgtttttaaagagaaatcaaGCTAAGAAAAACAGCCTTCATGCTTGGCGTGTTTTCTTTTGGGGTCTGCAGCTAATGCCCAGGATGGAACAGGGCTGGGGTGGGACCCAGTTATCAGGCCTTTCCTCCATCCTGTACACTCTGATAACCTGGCCCACTGTGCCCAGGTGGGAAGGTCCCTAAACCGCCCTTTCTGCCCCCAAATTGGCTCAGCCTAGGCAGCTGAAGAGGGTAAACCCCCGACTTTCCCAGGGCAGCTGTCTCCTGCTCTTCCAGGGACAGGTCCCAGGCTTGGCCCAGCGGTGGATAAAGTAGGAGGCAGGAGACTTTGCAAAAGTCGGGGCTTCTGTGCTCACCTGCTCTGGTTCTGGGCCTGGGTCCAGCCCAGGTATGCCTCCTGTGCAGTGTGTTGACAGTGATAGGCGGTTCAGGCCTCCAAAGGCCTTCTTGGAGggtcaaggaaggaagaaactcTGCCTGGGACTTCTCCCCAGACCAGGGCTGCTGTCACCAGGGCAGGTCAGCAGGCTGTACTGTACCCAAAGATGTCACATAGCACAGATCTGATGATAATGTTTTTAGTCCTAAGTTTCAGAAGCCCAGCCCCTACAGGAACAGATGGGCGGGGCACCCAGGCATCCTGGGGCAGAATCTAGGCACAGGACATGCTCCAGCCAGTGGGCACACAGCTGGTGACCCAGGCCACTGCACCTGCCAACTGGGACCAAGGAGGAAATGTGTGAAGCTGGAGGGGTAGAGCCTACAGAGACCATTGTAAGGGGGCAGAGACCACTGTGGGGGGGCAGAGGCCATTGTGGACGGGGCTGGGTCTGCATCCAGGCACAGCAGGCAGGGCCTGCAGGAAAGGACAAATAACTTCTGAACAGGGCAAGAAGTTCCCCACCCTGTGCTCCTGCTGTCCCCCACCCCCGGCTGACATATCACACTCTACACAGGTGAGTAGCCCATTTATTGACCAGATGTGGGAGCTAAAAGCAgcatgggccaggcatggtggcacatgtctggaATCCgagcactcgggagactgaggcaggaagatccagagttcaaggccagcctggactacatagcaagaccctgtttcaaagttACAACAAAGGCGGCGGCGGTGTGGGAGCGTGAGCCCTTACAGCTATAAGCTGAAAGTGTGTCCCTGCACTCAGGGACACAGAAGGCTCCGCAGCCCTCAGAGAGCCAACCCCTCTGCCAGGGCGGCCCCATGGCCAGCTGGCCTCGCCTCTTAGCTGCTCCTCCTCATTGGGCCCTGCCCAGGAGCAGTGGGGATCCAGCACAGTCCAGGCTGAAGTGAGAGGAAGCCGGGAGGTGGGAGGCTTGGAGATGGTGCGCTACACAGGAACACACAGGTGGCAATAATCAGTTATGTGGGTGGGAAACAGTGGCCATGCAGCTGTGGCTGTCAGCTGAGGAGGGGGGCAGACCTGTCATTGGTCACTGTTGGCTTCAGCTGGACATTGGCGAAGGGGTTCCTGAGAAGAGAAGAGTAGTTTCAGTTCAGGACAGGTGCCATGCATGAGCTGTGACACCCTGGCTACTCAGCGACCTCCAGCACTGTACCCCAAGGCCAAGACTTAGAGGCGGGGCCAGGACTAGGTGCTATCTGCAGGGCCTGCTTGCCCCACATGCTTCAGGCAGGGCAACCTTTCCAGggccagtggtggtggtggggccaGCAGTATCCCTCCCAGTTCAGAGGCAGATGCTCCTTGAGACAGCCCTGAGTAGGGTCCCCTGCAGTTTGgtaacccccccaccccaaatcaGGTCAAGCCCAAGGCGTAGATGGACCCTTGAATGGACAACCTATCTACACAGAGGCCACAGCTCAGCAGGCCACACAGAAGCTGGTCCTGGCATGCAGAGTGCCATAGGAGGCACGCCATAGACAGGCAGACAGGACAGACACGAGGTGCACGCACCAGCACCACAGTTGGGGTGGTCACCATGCCTCTGCAGTGGGGTTGACCACCTCCTTGGTTGGATAGCAGTTTCCCCTGCTGAGGGCTTGGCCACTTCCCCAGGGAAACTGAGCCCTCCCCGCAAACAGCCCCCAGGACCATAGCTGATGCACAATAGGACTCAAGACAAGAAGTGGGAATGGAACAGACGAGCACAGATGGGCAGGTCCCTGTGGGAGCCTCTCCTCCTTGCAGTCCCCATCAGGCTCAGGAGGGCCCATCCCAGCGGGGACAGCACAGAACAGCAGGTGGGAGAAGTCAGGCAGCTGCATGGTGACAGCACAGAATGGCGCATTGACACAGGGACTTAGAGGCACAGGACTGCACTCCCAGGGAAGCACGCTTTGGCTCTGGAGCCGTTACCTGGAGAGGGGTCACCTCTGGCCCAGCTGGGTCCTCAGGAGTCTGGGGAGGGGGGGCAGCAGCAGGCCCGCGGGCGGGTGGGCAGGCACTCTGTCCAGCGTGCCCGGGAAGACCCACATGGGTGGGGCTTCTCCCTATGCCTTCCTGAAGACTGTTTTCTACAAATCTGAAACACTTTGACTCTGAGGTTTTCAAAGGGTGAAACACTGGGGGCAAGActgacaggtgcacaccagctTTCCCCTCTCAGCCAGTGTCTGAGCACCCTGCACCCACCCCACTGCTTGCCACCTTTGCTTCAGTGTGCGATCAAAGGCCACTGTCAACTCTGCCTGCACCTCAGGCCTTGCCCCACGCTGGGCTTTTCTTCTGGTCTGGGCAGGTGGGCTTCACCATCCCCACCTGCAGGCAGGTTGGGCCGCCTGGGTTGCAAAGGTGAGGATCCTGCCACTTTGCCAGGCTGCCCTCAGTATACTCTGCCTCTGAGAGAGGCTCCCAGGCCTGGGCTCAGAGCAACAGGCCCTGGGAATTCTTGGATGGGGGCATACGTTCCTATTGAGGGTCTGGGACAGAACAGGACAAAGAACAGACCTGCCCCAGGTACCAGAGCAGGGAGGCCAGCCCTGGATCACGTGCAGAGAAGGGAGAGCGGTTTGCAGGACACCTGAAGGAAGTTGTCGGTCCCCAACCAGGCCCAATGGGGAAGCTCAGACCTAGAAAATGCCTCAATTGAGACCTTTGTCCTCTAACACTCACTGTCTTATCTCTCCCCCACAAACCGTGAGACCTCTCACGGTTATAGTATGGGTAGGGCCACCCATACTATGAGGTTCTGAAGAAATGGGGGCTTGGGACTCCAAGCACTGTCAGGCCAGAGCCTCTGCCCACCAACATGGCCAAAGGCCTGGCTCACCTCCCCAAGACCACAATCCTATGAGAGGAAAGGCTGGGCAGTCACCAAGTTCTGGAACAGTGTGGAAAGCAGGTGCTCGTGAGTGACCCTAGGGGCACACCTGCGTGATCCCTTTGGGGCTGGAGTCTAACCCTGAGATGGCAGAATGACCAGATTTGGAGCTTCAGGCCACTGCAAGGTCTTGTTCTGTGTGTCCCAGTAAACAGAATCTGAGGACCTCTGTCCCTACCAGAGAACATGTCTCCTTCTGAACACACTGTCAAGCGGACACATGAAATAAACCTCCAAGGGATATAGACAGAATGTGGGGTCCCCAGCCAAGGAAGGTCACCAAGAGGCATCCAAAAGCAAGAGGACCTGGAGACAAAGCGTACTCCAAGTGGGACACAGGGAGAGCCAGGCGCACTGCCTTGGGACCTAGGGTCAGCAGCTTTCACACACGCAGTGTGCCCTCTCCCTGCACAGAGAGGGACCTCAGGGTCAGATGTGGCTGAGAGGCATCACTGTGGAGATGTTCCCACAGCAGAGGCTGTCGGGAGGCTCCTGCCAGCCCAGTGGAGGACTGGGATTTCCCTCTCCAGCCCCTCGGGCAGTGGTCTGGGAGGGACACCATGACCAGAAACCTACAAGAACCCCGCTCTCTGCAGCCTGCAACCTTCACTCTCTGTCCCACAGAACTTTCTGTGAGAACCATTTATGATGATTTTCCAATTCAACCACTGGAAACAAGCATAATAATTCTGAGAATGTCACAGAATTCTGTGACTCTGTCACAGACGGTTTCAAGCCTCAAGATGATTTAGGGCAGTGCCCAGTACTGAGACACCCCATACTCCATCTCCGAAGTGTTTCGTGCATCCTGGAGTGGAAGCACTCCCAGAATCAAGTCAAGGGTGGCCAGCCTCTGCTGGCCAAAATGGACACAGCCTGGTGCTCGCCACTCCCATGGCCCTAAGATAGGGGTGGGGCTGTGCTGGAGTGGACACCCACAAACAGCACAGGTAGCTTTTGACCTCCCCCCACCAGGTGAGTGGACAGGCCAGGCAGACTGCAGCTGGGAAGGCTTGGGAACAACTCAAGAGGCTGTGGTGCAGCACCAGGCTGGCACCACCACCATCTACCCTTGCCCCAGGTCTGTGCCTTAGCCTTTGCACCAGCCATTCTGTGCCTTTAGCTGTCTGCATGCCTCTGCAGGTGAGGTCAGCATAGGCCCCAGCACACAGAGGGACCTGGGGTGGgcagtgaggtggggaggggtctGCCAGGCTTGGGGACAAGACATGCAGACTTCCCAGACAGCATCTTGGagggatggagatggaggagggaaaagcgGCTTGCCCAGGCTCCTCCAGGGGCACTGCTATCTCATCCCCAAACTTAAGGAGCATTTTCCCACAGAACTCTCCAGAATTCATGCTGCAGAGAACCTAATACAagcagtaacagtagcaagggttCAAGAcctgcctgagacagtgaccacTGTCCTCCATGGGATGCAGGTCCTGGCTTCCTATGCCACCCTCCCCATGGTTGAGTGGGAGGGCAGTGGGAAGTCCCCTTGGAGGACAACGTGCAAGCAGTGCTGCCTGACCTGGCACAGCACTCCCTGCTCTCAGACATTCATCTAGGCTTGCTtccccagcactgaggaaaaGAGACTGTCACCAAAGAGGAGCTTGGAGGACCTGGCGAGGGACCCATGTGTGCCCTCAGAAGGCTGCTTCTGGGCATCTTGGCTACTGTCTTGGACCATGTGGGCAGGCAGAGGGGACCCAGAATAGGCAAGATCAGATGGCATTTTTGCCTAGTATGGCCCTGGATCAACCTATCCCCAGGACTCTGACCCTGGGCCCAGGCCCCACCCAGCTGTGATACTCACCATGCCCTGCTCAGAACCACCTCCCCACCCCGGCACACATAACCAGAAGAGTACCCACGCAAGCACTGTGGGGTCAGCAGGGAGAGGCCTGGCCCCAGCTGCTCGCTAGGGGTCAACCTTTGATTGTGGTCTAAGCATCAAGCAGGGCAGGAAAGGACATGGAGGGCCAGGTCAGTCCCACACCCAGCAGTGAGGGCAGCGATGGGGCAGCCAGCACCAGGCCCACAAGACTCCAGGCAGAAGAAGGAGACCCAGGAGTCTGAAGACGGAACCAGTAGAAGGAAGGCCCAGAACCCAGAGCAGGCAACCTGGCAGACCCCCCCAGGCCCTGCCAGGCAGCCGGGCCCCTCCTGTTCCGGCTGCCCTGGCTCAGGCCAGGGAGTCCGTCCAGAGCCACTGCAGATGGAGACAGATGGGCACAAGATGACCAGTGCAACTTACTAACTCTAGTCAGGGGCAGCTCAAAATCTGGCCACTTCCGCATCGGCACTGCAAGGAAACACAAGGCTTGTTGGTGGAGCTGCATGGCGTGGGAGGGGGGACTGGGGGCTTGGTGGGGAAGCAGAGGCCAGAGAGGGGGGATACCGGGTACCAATATAGGCTCCCTCAAGGGAGGGAGCCCTTGAGCACAGGATACCAGCTGGCTGGCAGAGAAGTGGGATTCCAGCCCCCAAGGGTACCTGCAGGACCCTCCTTGCTCACAGGTCTGTAGGAAGCCTGAGCCAGCACAGGCAGCGTGATCTACTCCCTCTGGAGTCTGCATCAGGCCCCATGAGGCCTTGCTCTCTCATTCAGAGCAGTGGGCCATCCTGGACACCTTCAGCAAGCATGGTGAAGGCAGCAGCAGTGACACCCAACCCAGATAGGCTGGCACTGTCTGCAAGCCTAGGTTATTCCAACTAATGACCCCGAGGTACTCTGCATACAGTCCCAAGTGCTCCGCAGAGGAACAAGACTGAGGATGGGCTGCAAGCTGGGGTGCACAGAGGCACAGCCTGACCCACACAGCCCCGACACACGCCAGGGAACTGGAAGGAGGCTCCAAACCCAACTGGAtgcaataaataaaacttttattcaaACAAACTGCAGTACAGGGcacatttcaaatttttttttttaaaaaaaaaggaaaggaaaaaggaaaaaaatattttcagcacTTTTCATCTTCATACAAGTTTTGCTGTTTTGTGTCTACATTCATCCACTGCATGGAATCCCCTGGATTTGAAATCTTTTAGCAAAGTTAGAACACGGAAGGTTCTTTACACAGGTCCAGGTTCTGGCTGTGCTTTCCTTTAATATAAAGCGGGGTCTGTCTGTGCCTGAGCTGCTGCTCGCAGACACCACCAGCCATGTCCTAGTCCTTGGCAGGGGTGTGGGAAGGGTTTTATTAACCCACATCGGAAAGAGGCCGTCCACAGCTTCACAAGGGCTCCTGCCAGCCACAGGGCTGAGCCTGGCTGTGCCTTGGCTCGGCTGCCCACAATTCAGTGTGTGAAGAGACAAAACCAGTAGCCACTGAGTTCAGTGTGCTTGTCTCTAACGTCACCAAGACACACAAAAAGACGAGAGTACTTAGGAGGCCGCAGGGCAGGGACTACCTGCTGCCCTGATGGGAGGTGTGGGCAGCCTGCCCAGAGTCCTCCTAGGCCAGCCTCGCCAGGCTGGCCACACATACCCTGCCCCCTGCAGCCCGGTGGCCACAGGTGACCACGACTCCCTCACAAGGCTGGTTAAAGAAACGATTTCCAAAAATCGTGGGGGTGGGGATCGTCTCTGGAGGTCTTTGGAATGTCTGCGTGCGGCCGGGCACTGAGGGCTCCcgacccctgctcctgccagtgAGGTAAGGCCACCCCCGCTGTGGAGATGCCGTGCTCTGCCCTACGTACACCTGCCCAGCAGTGTCCGTGGAGAAAAGGCCCAGTGCCTGGCCTGGTGGGCAGGTTGGGCCGGGCGGGGGGCTGTGACCTCCCTCCCAGGAGTGGCCAGCTTCCTCAGGAGGCTCCCCTCCCCGAGCTCAGCAGGAGCCCCCTTTCTTGGTGCAGCCCTTGGAAGGGACCTGGGGCAGGCCAGGGTCCCCAGGCCTAAGTCCCCTCCCTGTTCTAGAAGACACCAGCACACTGGGGTCAGATGCAGAGTAACAGTACGTACACCAGAGTCCAtgcatatctgtttttgttttcaggaaaaaaaaaaagtccttttttcctgtttgtttgtttttttgtttttttttttttttttgatttttttttttcttcaaactctAGACCTGGCTTGTGGCGAGGCATAAAAAGGGGTGTGCGTAGTGAACACCACAGGGCCGGCAGTGGGAGAGGACGCTGCTCGCCACCCGGCTGGCAGACCCTGCCTGGCAATTCCTGCACAAGGCTGGGGACACACGGGTGGGGGTGTGAGCACGGGGGCACAGGGAGCAGCACCATGGACCCTGGGGGATCACAGAGTCTGGGGTCACCAACCAAAAGGCGGGAGAGCGGGTGGGAAAGAAAACCCAAGAACAAACCAACGAGAGCTGAGGAGGGAAAC is a window from the Castor canadensis chromosome 11, mCasCan1.hap1v2, whole genome shotgun sequence genome containing:
- the Aatk gene encoding serine/threonine-protein kinase LMTK1 isoform X7, which gives rise to MLACLCCKKGGIGFKEFENAEGDEYVVQGSPAAAAQNGPDVYVLPLTEVSLPMAKQPGRSVQLLKSTDLGRHSLLYLKEIGHGWFGKVFLGEVHSGVSSTQVVVKELKVSASVQEQMQFLEEAQPYRALQHSNLLQCLAQCSEVTPYLLVMEFCPLGDLKGYLRSCRAAESMVPDPLTLQRMACEVTCGVLHLHRNNYVHSDLALRNCLLTGDLTVKIGDYGLSHCKYREDYFVTADQLWVPLRWIAPELVDEVHGNLLVVDQTKTSNVWSLGVTIWELFELGAQPYSQHSDRQVLAYAVREQQLKLPKPQLQLTLSDRWYEVMQFCWLQPEQRPTAEEVHLLLSYLCAKGTTEAEEEFERRWRSLRPGGGGGGSMDPGQGAAGLALGGASELAAASSFPLLEQFAGDGFHADGDDVLTVTETSRGLNFEYKWEAGRGVEPFPPPGAAPSPGRAARLQELCAPDGAPPGVVPVLSAHSPSLGSEYFIRLEEAVPAAGHDPDCSGCAPSPRDAPDQDYDSDGSTTASLAMEPLLGHTPPAEGPWSRCDHYPCRSRVRDPPCPSRSPSPGTPMLSETGADDTDWGVAFCPPFEDPLGASPSGSSGAQPSWGEEELEEAEAQRAAQRGHWSSNVSANNNSASRDPDSWDPGYVGSFTDSFMDDCPSLNQTPQASPELGHLLAQEDPREPLIVPQAASVGQEPGHCLRLPLLCPTQGLAPAACLITSPWTEATICGGDNPQVEPKLAQEAEGITGPQLPLPSVPSPSHEGAPLPSEEASAPDAMPASPTPAASSRMTVPELAPTLDNSSMSPELEGPSSEDEDTTEATSGVFTDLSSDCPQAEKPDVVPALRSLQKQAGTPDSLDSLDIPSAASDGGCEVLSPSAAGPPGGQPRALDSGYDTENYESPEFVLKEAHESSEPGVFGEPSSEGETQLPTSLGGLSEKNPYRDSAYFSDLDAESEPLLGPEKCSGVQTSQLEQGLQSPQGPGQQSVQASPGPGVLDKTLVPGSREALLSPLQPKEPSPEPGVCSDSSGPEPPGAQGPAEVQPVPSPSRSKFFLLTPVPVSSEGNGMEHQGPPGMLSGPAPLGRTGSPGTPRLPLCLALPGHSRALEGRAEEEEEDSEDSDESDEELRCYSIQEPSEDSEEESPAVPVVVAESQSARNLRSLLKMPSLLSETFCEDLERKKKAVSFFDDVTVYLFDQESPTRELGDPFPGVKESPPAFRVGSPGSPSRPRRTERSPDSSTVEEGSRFEWDDDFPLVPAKAALATTLDPAVPTPAAPPTPAAPFSRFTVSPAPASRFSITHVSDSDAQSLGGEALQQVLGVEAQRLEIQVAQP